The following is a genomic window from Amaranthus tricolor cultivar Red isolate AtriRed21 chromosome 10, ASM2621246v1, whole genome shotgun sequence.
ATAGAAAACAATGAGAAGTCATATCATGGTGTTAGGGTTATCCCTGTTGATGTTTTTGAgtttgaggttgatgatggagAGGAGTCTTATGTTGTGAACTTGACAAATAAGACTTGTCATTGTGGTAGGTGGACCCTAATTGCAATCCCTTGCAAGCATGTCATTGCTTGCATTGTACATAGAAAATTGGACTATACAGAGTTTGTCCATGAGGCTTACCATGCCAAGACATATGGACTTAGGTTCCATGAAATTTCAGGGCATAAAATGTGGCCTACCTCCACAAACCCTAAGCCATTACCACCTCCCTTTAGAAAAATGTCTGGTAGGCCTAATAAGAGGAAGAGGAGGTTGGAGGTTGATGAAGCTAAGGGTGGGAAAAAACAAGGCTTTGTGGTGAGGGAGTATAAACAAAGGAGGTGTGGCAATTTTGGCACACTAGGACATAACAAAACGAAGTGCAAAAACCCTTCCAAATCTCCTTCCACCATGGATAAATCAAAGGGAGGAAGGCCTAAGAACGTTTCGGTATCCTCATCATCAACCACACCAATGTGCCAACAGCAACTGCAACAACAGCAATGGTGCCAACAGCAACTGCAAGCTCTGTTGCCCCTGCCACCTTATTTCAAACAATGGCTACACCAATGGTCTCACCATCAAAGGGTGGTAGAAAGAAATCTTGAGCGTATGGATGCAACAAAAAAGGAGCAAAAGGTGCAGCTCTAAGGGTGCTTTCAACCCAAGCATCTTCAAGTTCTAAAAATCAAAGTAGAAAAATATAGTTGCAATGTATGTAATGAAGAATTTGTAACTTTTTTGTTGGAAGTACTATGGTTAGGCTATGGAACAAGTTTTTTGACTACGTTAGTTTGTTTATGTTAGGTTATGGAAGTACTATGGTTAGGTTATGCAATGTATGTAATGAACATCTGTTGATATTAGATAATTAGCAACAAAGTAATGAAGAAAATCAACCTCTTCATTCATCATAATCATGTTTACAAAAGCTTTCAAACAACAATTACAATCCCTGCTCACTATTACATAACACTGATTCTTACAATATTGTTTGAAGGTTACATAACCTTCATTAGTACAATCAACACCaagaaaaaaccaaataaaaaaccTAGTACAAAGCTTGATATCTCTTTTCATACTTTCTCTCGTTCATCAATTTCTTCTTTATCCTTTTTAGTTCTGAAATTGCTTGTTCCTTCTCATGTTTCAGGCAACAAACCCTTGAAGTCAATATCTTGATTTCTATTTATAAATGTCGCTTCTCCTCAACAATTGTGTTCGTCACTTGTCTTTGCCAATCAAccatttcaggttcatcaatCCATTTGAACGTGTTGCATCCCCTCCAATTCGTGTCAGGATTGAAATTATTGCAGGTGTTGAACCGTCTTCCAGGATTTTCCTTAGTCCACGAAATTCTCTATGCAACAGGAAATCCACAAGCACATCTGTCGACCTTCGATTTTTTGGTGTGAAGAAAAGCCATAATTTAATTGGGGATTGAAAGGGAAAGAATCGAAATTAGGGttcttatgattttaagggGAGAGGGGAAATAATTGGGGAAAATCATATGTCAACTAACTAATTAGGGAAAATCAATGCCTAAAGTAAATCACGTGAGACACGTGCTAGTCAACTAACGGTCAACTAATTGATTCCGTCATCAGATAGTCTTTTGCAAACGTTTATGtcttaaggtagttttttgcaaaaaaaaattagattaggtagtttttggCAAAAGGTgctatagaataggtagtttttagtaattttctctaaaaataataaaaatatataaataaataaataaatgggtAAATGAGTGATCATCTAAATAGGCAAAGAATAAGAACAGAAACAAGTAAATAGTCTAAAACATGAATTATGCGCCTCCAACTACACTTATCTTTAGTTAGGTCCTCAGAGAGATGTAACTAATGTAAGACACTTTTAATGATAATCGAGTCTTGTCTCAATTGGAGTAAATATCCCAATTTTAGATAAAGACTAAGAATTAGTTTTCACCTAATCCTCTCATTCTCTTATCCTAACCTGTAAtctctaaataaaataaataaataaataaaaaataaaaactcacAATATTAAAAGTGAACCTGGTAAAACTAACTCAATACAATATCCGACTTAAACtcaaattcaactaaactaTACGTTCAAGTGTTgatctaaattaaaataaattacaaaattagacataaaaatataattttttaaaatctcaCTCTACAACAATATTTCACTACTCTAACACCATTAACTCGCTCTCAGTGTGGGGTTTAAGTGGTCAAATATACgctattttatctttatttgacTCATAATAATAAATGTCATATacaattttacataaataaaaatacacataatttaataaattattttacgtgcaaattaaataaatatttttacttCCCTCAAAACTAAGAGCATTTATCAATGTACAAAGCTTCGCACATTAAAAGGGCCCACGCAATATGAAAACCTTATCTAAAAGACTAAAACAAAGCAATGTACATCACATTCACATCTATCCATATTTTCTGACTACTAATACACAGATTTTCTTTCATAAAAAcgtaacattttttaaaaaatgtcatgatccactttattttattacagTTGAATTTAAAAGCAAATatacaattattttaaagtgtTTGTAAGAACTGAAAATGAGTCAAGCATTAAGTACAACTCCAATATCCAGCTTAAGAGTAAGATTATCATCAACGAACTCCAAGCCTAACACTAATACACGGTGGTCGCCGCCACCGCGTAAGGAGTCAGCCGATGCTGATGCAGCGCCCCTCGTTCTACGCACTGTCAACCACAGCCGCAGGTTTTTTCTCCTCTCAACTTCTAATAGTATGACTCCCGTATACGTGCATTGATCTGGCTTTCAACCTCACGTTATAAtaaattgtgcataattaaaatttataaaaattttatataaaaacattAAGACGGATGGTTAGAGTCTCAGAATATATTCTATACTTTAAACACTATTCATACATGGCACAAAATATTCTACTTTAGACGGAAAGTTAGTGAAATTTGAATATGTAACCTCTTGTTATGgtcgctctgataccatgtcaaagaaccaactctcCAAAGGTTAAATTAATGGTTGAAGTCACAAGATATGTTGTGTATTCTAACATCAACTTAttaattaagagtaaaatacaaattaagattgATCAATAAGAGAATATTAacatgattgttattatttattatgtatTAATTTTGGAAGTAGGATTAATAATACAAGAAGTCCAATATGTATTTAGGAGGTCTTTAATTTGAAGAAAATTAAGTTCTATGTTTTTATTATTCGATTtgacaattattttaaaaacaaaattagagtGAAAAAGAGTTTCCATTGCTTGATATTCCTATAAATTTAGGAGGAATAAACAAATTTTCTCCATTCTCTTTTCCCTACTTCTCAATGTCTCCCTTTCGAACTTTTAAATTTTCCCATCAGATTAAATAACAAGACTAATTAGAGTATTATTTGCTTTTtacattgaaaataaaaattgttttattacatgaataattttttcattCAAACCAAATGTTTCTCAAAAacctcaataataataataataataataataataataataataataataataataataataataatccataATTATAGGGGTTAATAAACAAATCACTCCATCCCTAACTAAATATGaatgtaatttgtaaattaatgATAAGCTAAAGGTAGGTGAGGCCATGAGACTAAGAGATTGTCACACCGtcaattttaattattcttttttaatttataatatttttattttaagtagtgtttttattttttttatgatatttatttatatatttcttttatttttttttagttttatttacgCAATTTAGtagtttttaataatttttaaaaacttgtgCTAATTGATGGTGTTTCAATCACTTAGCGACAAAGGGATCAGTTAAAGTAAATAACTTGGAAAGTGGATATAGtgattaagaaattaaatatagtgagctataatattataaataaaaaatttgataataataataaagtgagtatttatttttaaattttcaacttaAACTACTTTTAAGGagtgaaattaaaaattgagtCTTGTATGAATTGGAGCAAGTGTCGCTCTCTCTAGAAAAGTTCTTCGATTTGATTCTTATCTATTCATACATTTTTAAGCCTACCTtgttatcaaatttaaattttttttatttatcgaatcataaattttaactaatttaaaatttccaaataaaatcacaatttccaaatacaacataaaataattcactggaaaattttttaaatgactTTTATGATATCCTCAATAATGGATATAGAATATCTATAATTTAGAtgtaaaatattaaatggtgtCTAAGTtcgttaaaaaaaacaaataatacttCTCAATTTTGTGtgagactttttttttataatttacaattttaaaggtAAAAAGTACTAaaacatttaaatttataataatagttgTCTTAGTAGCAAAGTTAAAGTAttgaatttcaaaatgaataataaaaaagaaaaatcccTATGAACAACCACTAAATACGATGATCCTATCTATATAAcggacttttttttttgaattaaggctttaaaattgttatttaaatGCAGAAATATTATTACGATTGGAATAGTTGGTGCAGTTTATGGTGAGAAAAAAGCATGGGCAGGTGCAAGAAGAGCAGCTCCACCACCAACAGATCAGGAGAAAAAGGATCCAAACATAAGTGCAGTCCAAGCTAAAGTGTTAGCCAGTAGAAAAAGGAAGGAAGCCATGAAACAAGCCATGGCCAAACAAAGAGAGAGAGGAAAAAAAGTAATTGAGCAACCCTCAAATTCTTCCCCTTCCCCTCAATCTGAACCCAAGCCCGAGCCTGAGCCTGAGCTTGAGCCTATGCCTCAATAATCTCAACCTTAGTATTCTAAGGAGAGTGACTTTGTAAACATACATACATTATTGAATAACTCTAATTTACAagttttttatagttttttttttattgtgtttggATGGTTGGTAGTTGATACAGCATGAAAATTAAGTTTTGTTTCAGTTGAAATATACACTACTTTTCATAAAAACttgttttgat
Proteins encoded in this region:
- the LOC130825544 gene encoding uncharacterized protein LOC130825544; the encoded protein is MSQALSTTPISSLRVRLSSTNSKPNTNTRWSPPPRKESADADAAPLVLRTVNHSRRNIITIGIVGAVYGEKKAWAGARRAAPPPTDQEKKDPNISAVQAKVLASRKRKEAMKQAMAKQRERGKKVIEQPSNSSPSPQSEPKPEPEPELEPMPQ